In the Cydia fagiglandana chromosome 5, ilCydFagi1.1, whole genome shotgun sequence genome, one interval contains:
- the LOC134664780 gene encoding uncharacterized protein LOC134664780 has product MSQTKPKTCEKKVKTAELKLLKILSRTNALKLNDSNIACLEVNMKRELNFLAGVLKFRVLFPVAILFFVSAMWWVYTELSSKNCLISLPSSSKALFRPPEDCSMCVGVDDVTRVANISAQEFEELYAYNTLPVIVTDATKEWKAIKEFNFNFFRDFYRQGSLGRQTGDCSFFAYNSGLRSLSEVFAMDEQRANLSGDPWYVGWSTCLDGETRALREYYSRPYFLPRAAESDATDWLFMGGPGQGAHMHVDSVRHVSWQAQVRGHKQWQLAPPPECLYQCRWVTFTVNPGEILVVDTNRWYHRTTVLPGDISITIGAEYD; this is encoded by the exons ATGAGTCAAACAAAACCGAAAACGTGTGAGAAGAAAGTAAAAACCGCGGAACTGAAACTGTTAAAAATACTAAGCAGAACaaatgctttaaaattaaacGATTCGAATATCGCGTGCTTGGAAGTAAACATGAAGAGAGAGCTTAACTTTTTAGCGGGAGTTTTGAAATTTAGGGTTCTATTTCCAGTAGCTATTTTGTTTTTTGTGTCTGCTATGTGGTGGGTTTATACGGAACTATCGTCAAAG AACTGCCTCATTTCCTTACCGTCATCATCTAAAGCGCTCTTCCGCCCCCCTGAAGACTGCTCCATGTGCGTCGGCGTTGATGACGTCACGCGCGTCGCCAACATCTCTGCGCAGGAGTTTGAGGAGCTGTATGCGTACAACACATTGCCGGTCATAGTTACCGATGCTACTAAGGAGTGGAAGGCTATTAAA GaattcaacttcaacttcttcCGCGACTTCTATCGACAAGGCTCGCTGGGGCGGCAGACTGGCGATTGCTCATTCTTCGCCTACAACTCGGGGCTACGTTCGCTCAGCGAGGTGTTCGCTATGGATGAGCAACGAGCGAACTTATCTGGAGATCCTTG GTACGTCGGTTGGAGTACGTGCCTAGACGGCGAGACGCGAGCGCTACGCGAATACTACTCGCGTCCCTACTTCCTCCCTCGAGCCGCCGAGAGCGACGCAACTGACTGGCTGTTCATGGGCGGCCCTGGACAGGGCGCGCATATGCAC GTGGATTCAGTAAGGCACGTATCATGGCAGGCGCAGGTACGCGGGCACAAGCAATGGCAGCTGGCTCCACCGCCCGAGTGCCTCTATCAATGCCGCTGGGTCACCTTTACCGTTAATCCTGGGGAGATAT TGGTGGTGGACACGAACCGCTGGTACCACCGCACCACCGTGTTGCCTGGAGACATCAGCATCACCATCGGAGCCGAATACGACTGA